One genomic region from Clostridia bacterium encodes:
- a CDS encoding MFS transporter, whose product MDLHPGIPLPRSEGLPDRVAVSLVNFLLSAAVQSSLIFIPLLAEQLGANDWQVGLVGSAYGTAFLLASLLSGWKSDVLGRLFFVRLGLAASGLAFAAQVLAGNLCLLVLVRAAVGLSLGVTLAALIAYAYDSGADMGRFSSYGSLGWILGALGAAVLKECWLLFAVSSLSCWVALAVALVLKEARPLGDPEGVRLWPVLRRNRRIYFGVFLRHLGATAVWIILPLYLAAMGLDRTWIGVLWGINFLSQFLAMRYMGRFDPARIFAAGQALSVVVFVAYAYVRPGPGLLGVQALLGVAWSGLYVGALLLALGSGEERGTAAGLLQSTINLCNAVGPFLGGSLAHLWGYREVMLFAAVLGVAGLFLRPVAYGPARTGTNAGNQHG is encoded by the coding sequence GTGGATCTGCACCCGGGCATACCCTTGCCGCGCTCGGAGGGCCTTCCCGACCGGGTGGCGGTGAGCTTGGTCAACTTCCTGCTGAGCGCCGCGGTTCAGTCTTCCCTCATCTTCATACCCCTGCTGGCCGAGCAGTTGGGAGCCAACGACTGGCAGGTGGGACTGGTGGGCTCGGCCTACGGGACGGCCTTCCTGCTCGCCTCGCTCCTTTCCGGTTGGAAATCCGACGTCTTGGGCCGGCTCTTCTTCGTGCGCCTGGGCCTGGCGGCCAGCGGGCTGGCCTTTGCCGCCCAGGTCCTGGCCGGAAATCTCTGCCTTCTGGTGCTGGTGCGGGCGGCGGTGGGGCTCTCCCTGGGAGTCACCCTGGCGGCGCTGATCGCCTACGCCTACGACTCCGGAGCGGACATGGGGCGGTTCAGCTCCTACGGGTCCCTGGGGTGGATTCTGGGCGCCTTGGGTGCGGCGGTACTGAAGGAGTGCTGGCTGCTGTTTGCGGTTAGTTCCCTTTCTTGCTGGGTGGCACTGGCCGTGGCCCTGGTGCTCAAGGAGGCTCGGCCCCTGGGAGACCCGGAAGGAGTGAGACTGTGGCCGGTACTGCGGCGCAACCGGCGGATCTACTTCGGCGTTTTCCTGCGGCACCTGGGAGCCACGGCGGTCTGGATTATCCTTCCCCTGTACCTGGCCGCCATGGGGCTGGACCGGACCTGGATAGGGGTGCTTTGGGGGATCAACTTCCTGTCCCAGTTCCTGGCCATGCGTTATATGGGGCGCTTTGATCCGGCCCGGATCTTTGCCGCCGGCCAGGCCCTTTCCGTGGTGGTGTTCGTGGCCTACGCCTACGTGCGGCCCGGACCGGGGTTGCTGGGGGTTCAGGCGCTGTTGGGCGTGGCCTGGTCGGGCCTGTACGTGGGAGCGCTGTTGCTGGCGCTGGGCAGCGGGGAAGAGCGGGGAACCGCCGCCGGTCTGCTGCAGTCTACGATCAACCTCTGCAACGCCGTGGGACCCTTCCTGGGCGGCAGCCTCGCCCACCTCTGGGGCTACCGGGAAGTTATGCTGTTCGCCGCCGTTCTGGGAGTGGCGGGTCTGTTCCTCCGGCCGGTGGCGTACGGCCCGGCCCGGACGGGTACGAATGCGGGAAATCAGCACGGGTGA
- a CDS encoding HAMP domain-containing histidine kinase, which translates to MLSIRWRLTLINTGVLVFTISVFGFALYFSLEQYLWRQTDRALAARAAEITYRLEAPRPPFGRRDLVGLPYLSVFLYPDTFVQLVDADGNIVAKSPNLGTEDLPVPSRTLETARTQGPFFQTVKTNGQRVRLYNLPVVAADYYFLGVLQVGRVLEPTYHFLNRLVLVLVILGLAMIGLATGGGYYLARAALRPVEHLTQVAAAISRTQDLNRRVHYRGPEDELGRLARAFNRMLESLAAAQKSLAETYAAQRRFVADVSHELRTPLTVIRGSLELLQQLPPSDPGREEILADATGEAERMSRLLNNLLILARADAGYRIERTPVDLEALVQEVARQAPHLGPAAFATRKLETLSGARVLGHADYLKQLLLILLDNAFKYTPPEGTVALTASTEDGWYGIGVADTGPGIAPEELPRIFDRFFQGSARRTGGTGLGLAIARWIAEEHGGRIEVASRPGQGSTFTVWLPSAQASKDSLTRL; encoded by the coding sequence GTGCTTTCCATCCGCTGGCGGTTGACCCTTATCAATACCGGGGTTTTGGTCTTCACCATCTCGGTATTCGGCTTTGCCCTGTACTTTAGCCTGGAGCAGTACTTGTGGCGCCAGACCGACCGCGCCCTGGCCGCCAGAGCGGCGGAGATAACCTACCGGCTGGAGGCCCCGCGTCCCCCCTTCGGCCGCCGGGATCTGGTGGGGCTGCCCTACCTTAGCGTTTTCTTATATCCGGACACCTTCGTCCAGTTGGTGGACGCCGACGGCAACATCGTGGCCAAATCGCCCAACCTCGGTACCGAGGACCTGCCGGTTCCCTCCCGTACCCTGGAAACCGCCCGCACCCAAGGGCCCTTCTTCCAGACCGTAAAGACCAACGGGCAACGGGTGCGCCTCTACAACCTCCCGGTGGTGGCCGCGGACTACTACTTCCTGGGCGTACTCCAGGTGGGCCGGGTCCTGGAGCCTACGTATCATTTCCTGAACCGCCTGGTTCTGGTGCTGGTCATTCTGGGGTTAGCGATGATCGGGCTGGCCACCGGCGGCGGCTACTACCTGGCGCGGGCGGCCTTAAGGCCGGTCGAGCACCTTACCCAGGTGGCCGCGGCCATCAGTCGCACCCAGGATCTCAACCGCCGGGTCCACTACCGGGGACCGGAGGACGAGCTGGGACGGCTGGCGCGGGCCTTCAACCGGATGCTGGAGAGCCTGGCCGCCGCCCAGAAATCCCTGGCCGAGACTTACGCCGCCCAGCGCCGCTTCGTGGCCGACGTCTCCCACGAGCTGCGCACCCCCCTCACGGTGATCCGGGGAAGCCTGGAATTGCTCCAACAGCTCCCGCCGTCCGACCCTGGCCGGGAGGAAATCCTGGCCGACGCCACGGGGGAGGCCGAACGCATGTCGCGTCTGCTCAACAACCTCCTTATTCTGGCCCGGGCGGATGCCGGCTACAGGATAGAGCGAACGCCCGTAGACCTTGAAGCCCTGGTCCAGGAAGTAGCACGCCAGGCACCGCACCTGGGACCCGCCGCCTTTGCCACCCGTAAACTGGAAACCCTGAGCGGCGCCCGGGTCCTGGGCCACGCCGACTATCTGAAGCAGCTTCTCCTTATCCTCCTGGACAACGCCTTCAAGTATACCCCTCCGGAGGGAACTGTTGCCCTTACCGCCTCGACCGAGGATGGATGGTACGGGATAGGAGTGGCCGATACCGGACCGGGCATTGCCCCCGAAGAGTTGCCCCGGATCTTCGACCGCTTTTTCCAGGGCTCCGCCCGGCGCACCGGGGGCACCGGCCTGGGCCTGGCCATAGCCCGCTGGATCGCCGAGGAACACGGCGGGCGCATCGAGGTGGCGAGCCGGCCCGGGCAAGGCTCTACCTTCACGGTCTGGCTCCCCTCCGCCCAGGCTTCTAAGGATTCTCTAACCCGCCTCTAA
- a CDS encoding type II toxin-antitoxin system HicB family antitoxin, protein MAEDRYVYPAIFTFDNDGVSVEFPDLPGCLTCGSDVAEAVDMAREALALHLYGLEEDGDAIPEPSPPAGIRAEANQAIMLVEAWMPPVRNQIQNRAVKKTLTIPKWLNDLAESRKVNFSQVLQEALKQHLGVNDPPTRARR, encoded by the coding sequence ATGGCTGAGGACCGCTACGTCTACCCCGCAATTTTTACCTTTGACAATGACGGCGTGTCGGTAGAATTCCCCGACCTGCCTGGGTGCCTCACCTGCGGCAGCGATGTAGCCGAGGCCGTAGACATGGCTAGAGAAGCGCTGGCCCTGCACCTGTATGGTCTAGAAGAGGATGGCGACGCGATCCCCGAGCCCAGCCCTCCTGCGGGGATCCGAGCCGAGGCCAATCAGGCCATTATGCTGGTGGAGGCCTGGATGCCACCTGTGAGGAACCAGATTCAGAACCGGGCGGTCAAGAAAACCCTAACTATACCCAAGTGGCTTAACGACCTGGCCGAGAGCCGCAAGGTCAACTTTTCCCAGGTGCTACAGGAGGCATTAAAGCAACATCTAGGGGTCAACGACCCCCCCACTAGGGCAAGGAGGTAG
- a CDS encoding stalk domain-containing protein, whose product MRGRIRGKNLAWIALVLVMVLIQGGWARPAEAAVRLVVDGREVQASPAPVIRGGRTLVPVRVVAENLGAVVQWQAQDRSVTVVRGGREVKMRIENRLVDLGGDYLLTDVPPCLIQDRTFIPLRLVAETLGVWIGWDAATGTVRVDSGRQPDPAPPVLAITSPQAGQVLTGAVDLKVSVTGTLPGEAAELRCFLLDPATGRGPIVARGADLTAAYRLLPDPAWRGSYLLAAAAYDRAGKFLAGAVVPVELAVSPQVSLGGVTAGQRVTGTLTLSPEVNFLAAYVSYRLGDPATGQVTELAQADPYGPYSWTPVWADNGPRTLQAVAYDRLGQACAGPVVPVEVAVERQLALRGVKEGAVVDGPVNLGVSLNFSARQVQYLVRYPDSGQEKVLATVGGASGYRWFPGPDQAGRAQVLAVITDQEGSTFSTAPVTVEIRGTPRLVPATVGPKQVLTGEVALRCEANVPLEGIEYQLVNQKTGTVRVIVRGTDARASYTWKPTAEYAGYWNLRAVATAPSGEKLSTPEVPVRVYTGKLYGPQPIVAKDQFISLVSPLARQVLAETGMSAALQVAQAILETGWGQSAPVDKYTGQLSYNLFGIKGEGPAGSVIANTWEEYNGVVYYIDAAFRAYHNVGESWRDHQQFLLTGSRYAPFRAAMHSGEQGAWALKRCGYATDSKYAIKLIDLIRRYQLDRLDEMSI is encoded by the coding sequence ATGCGGGGGAGGATCCGGGGGAAGAACCTGGCTTGGATTGCACTTGTCCTGGTAATGGTGCTGATACAGGGAGGGTGGGCCCGGCCGGCCGAGGCGGCGGTCAGGCTGGTGGTGGACGGCAGGGAGGTGCAGGCCTCCCCGGCGCCGGTGATCCGGGGCGGCCGCACCCTGGTGCCGGTGCGGGTGGTGGCGGAGAACCTGGGGGCGGTGGTGCAGTGGCAGGCCCAGGACCGGTCGGTTACGGTGGTCCGGGGCGGGCGCGAGGTGAAGATGCGCATAGAGAACCGCCTGGTGGACCTGGGCGGGGATTATCTCCTGACCGACGTGCCGCCCTGCCTGATCCAGGACCGCACCTTTATTCCCCTGCGGCTGGTGGCGGAAACCCTGGGGGTGTGGATCGGCTGGGACGCGGCCACCGGCACGGTGAGGGTGGATTCCGGCCGGCAGCCGGACCCGGCCCCGCCGGTGCTGGCCATCACCTCGCCCCAGGCGGGGCAGGTTCTGACGGGAGCTGTTGACCTTAAGGTGAGCGTAACCGGCACGCTGCCCGGTGAGGCGGCGGAGCTGCGCTGTTTCCTGCTGGACCCGGCCACAGGCAGGGGGCCGATAGTGGCGCGGGGGGCGGACCTGACCGCCGCCTACCGGCTGCTTCCCGACCCGGCCTGGAGGGGCTCGTATCTCTTGGCCGCCGCGGCCTACGACCGGGCGGGCAAGTTCCTGGCCGGAGCCGTGGTGCCGGTGGAGCTGGCGGTGTCCCCGCAGGTCTCCCTGGGGGGCGTGACGGCGGGGCAGCGGGTTACGGGAACGCTTACCCTTTCTCCCGAGGTGAACTTCCTGGCCGCCTACGTGAGTTACCGCCTGGGAGACCCGGCCACGGGCCAGGTAACCGAGCTGGCCCAGGCCGATCCCTACGGCCCCTACAGCTGGACCCCGGTCTGGGCGGATAACGGGCCGCGCACCCTGCAGGCCGTGGCCTACGACCGGCTGGGACAGGCCTGCGCCGGTCCGGTGGTGCCGGTAGAGGTGGCAGTGGAGCGGCAGCTTGCCCTGAGGGGCGTGAAGGAGGGCGCGGTGGTGGACGGCCCGGTCAACCTGGGCGTGTCCCTGAACTTCTCCGCCCGCCAGGTGCAGTACCTTGTGCGCTACCCGGATTCGGGGCAGGAAAAGGTGCTGGCCACGGTGGGAGGGGCCTCCGGCTACCGCTGGTTCCCGGGGCCGGATCAGGCAGGCCGGGCGCAGGTGCTGGCGGTGATCACCGACCAGGAGGGCAGCACCTTCTCCACCGCTCCGGTGACGGTGGAGATCAGGGGAACCCCGCGGCTGGTGCCGGCCACCGTGGGGCCCAAGCAGGTGCTGACCGGCGAGGTCGCCCTCCGCTGCGAGGCCAACGTGCCCCTCGAGGGGATAGAGTACCAGCTGGTTAACCAGAAGACCGGGACGGTGCGGGTCATCGTCCGGGGCACGGATGCGCGGGCGAGTTACACCTGGAAACCAACCGCCGAGTACGCCGGCTACTGGAACCTGCGGGCGGTGGCCACCGCCCCTTCCGGGGAGAAGCTTTCCACCCCCGAGGTCCCGGTGCGGGTGTACACGGGCAAGCTCTACGGGCCGCAGCCCATCGTGGCCAAGGACCAGTTCATAAGCCTGGTCTCGCCCCTGGCGCGGCAGGTGCTGGCCGAAACCGGCATGTCCGCCGCCCTGCAGGTGGCGCAGGCCATCCTGGAGACCGGATGGGGGCAGTCGGCGCCGGTGGACAAGTACACCGGGCAGCTTTCCTACAACCTCTTCGGGATCAAGGGCGAGGGTCCGGCCGGCTCGGTGATCGCCAACACCTGGGAGGAATACAACGGGGTGGTTTACTATATAGACGCCGCCTTCCGCGCCTACCACAACGTGGGGGAGAGCTGGAGGGACCACCAGCAGTTCCTGCTCACCGGGAGCCGCTACGCGCCTTTCCGGGCGGCGATGCACAGCGGCGAGCAGGGGGCGTGGGCGCTCAAGCGCTGCGGCTACGCCACGGATTCCAAGTACGCGATCAAGCTGATAGACCTGATCCGGCGCTACCAGTTGGACCGTCTGGATGAGATGAGCATTTAG
- the tig gene encoding trigger factor, protein MEASVERLEKNQVVLEVKVEPQRVEKALDQVYRSIANRANIPGFRRGKAPRRLLENYFGREYILNQALDQVIPEAYAEAVEKTQIEPIDRPEVELVQAEQGQPLIFRARVEVKPEVQLGEYRGLTATKRVRTVGEEDVNRQLENLRDQFAQLVDVGEDGLAEGDLAVIDYEATVEGKPFTEKGGKSRAVIVGGSLPVPNLSLQMVGMKAGEEREIRVTLPEDYAEKQWAGKEAVFRVRLSEAKRRQLAELDDEFAKDVSEFETLEELRADIANRLAEAYSRQAEQQVREELAQKAAEAATVEVPASLVERRLGAMVAELEDRLRQQGMNLEEYLRMTNGTMEDVRARFRPEAEAEVKRELVLEAIAQKEGLKVEEAELDREVETLAQRSGREAAAIKESLPPEWLEGMRRSLLYRKVVDFLVENASIEVSEA, encoded by the coding sequence ATGGAAGCATCGGTGGAAAGGCTGGAGAAGAACCAGGTGGTCCTGGAAGTTAAGGTAGAACCTCAGCGCGTGGAGAAGGCCCTGGATCAGGTTTACCGGTCCATAGCCAACCGGGCCAACATACCGGGCTTCCGGCGGGGAAAGGCACCCAGACGCCTGCTGGAAAACTATTTCGGCCGCGAGTACATCCTGAATCAAGCCCTGGACCAGGTCATCCCCGAGGCGTACGCCGAGGCGGTGGAAAAGACCCAGATCGAGCCCATAGACCGGCCCGAGGTAGAGCTGGTGCAAGCGGAGCAAGGCCAGCCTTTAATTTTTAGGGCCAGAGTAGAGGTAAAGCCGGAGGTGCAGCTCGGCGAGTACCGGGGCCTCACCGCCACCAAGCGGGTGCGCACGGTCGGCGAGGAGGACGTGAACCGGCAGCTGGAGAATCTGCGGGACCAGTTTGCCCAGCTGGTGGACGTGGGTGAGGACGGCCTGGCCGAGGGGGATCTGGCGGTAATCGACTACGAGGCCACGGTTGAGGGGAAGCCTTTTACCGAGAAGGGCGGCAAGAGCCGCGCGGTGATAGTGGGCGGGTCCCTGCCGGTGCCGAACCTGAGCCTGCAGATGGTGGGGATGAAGGCCGGAGAGGAGCGGGAAATACGGGTCACCCTGCCGGAGGACTACGCGGAGAAGCAGTGGGCCGGCAAGGAGGCCGTCTTCCGGGTGCGCCTGTCGGAGGCCAAGCGCCGGCAACTGGCCGAGTTGGATGACGAGTTCGCCAAGGACGTGAGCGAGTTTGAAACCCTGGAGGAATTGCGCGCCGACATCGCGAATAGGTTAGCCGAGGCCTATTCCCGCCAGGCGGAGCAGCAGGTGCGGGAGGAACTGGCGCAGAAGGCCGCGGAGGCGGCCACGGTGGAGGTGCCGGCTTCCTTGGTGGAGAGGCGGCTTGGTGCCATGGTGGCAGAGCTGGAAGACCGCCTGCGCCAGCAGGGCATGAACCTGGAGGAATACTTGCGGATGACTAACGGTACAATGGAAGACGTGCGGGCCCGCTTCCGCCCGGAAGCCGAGGCCGAGGTAAAGCGGGAGTTGGTGCTGGAGGCCATAGCTCAAAAGGAGGGGCTTAAGGTAGAGGAGGCGGAGCTGGACCGGGAAGTGGAAACCCTTGCCCAACGGTCCGGCCGGGAGGCGGCGGCGATCAAGGAAAGCCTGCCTCCGGAATGGCTGGAGGGGATGAGGCGGAGCCTATTGTACAGGAAGGTGGTTGACTTCCTGGTCGAAAACGCCAGCATAGAGGTGAGCGAGGCTTGA
- a CDS encoding response regulator transcription factor, with protein MPPLILVVDDDPKITALLHRSLTYAGYRSVKAHSGSEALEQAVNLNPDLVILDLMLPDIDGFEVCRRLREDVNPLILMLTARDEVSDRVRGLDSGADDYLVKPFALEELLARVRALLRRRLPETGKVLEFADLRLDPNTREVTRGDRPIQLTGKEFDLLALFMANPRRVLPRQTIMDRIWGYDYSGESNVLEVYIGYLRAKLEAGGEKRLLHTVRGVGYVLRE; from the coding sequence TTGCCACCCTTGATACTGGTGGTGGACGACGACCCCAAAATAACCGCCCTGCTGCACCGCAGTCTTACCTATGCCGGTTACCGGTCGGTTAAGGCCCATTCCGGATCCGAGGCTCTGGAACAGGCGGTGAACCTCAACCCCGATCTGGTCATCCTGGATCTCATGCTGCCGGACATCGACGGCTTCGAGGTATGCCGGCGGCTCCGGGAAGACGTGAACCCGCTGATCCTCATGCTTACCGCCCGGGACGAGGTGTCCGACCGGGTAAGGGGGCTGGACAGCGGCGCTGACGATTACCTGGTCAAACCCTTTGCCCTGGAAGAGCTTCTGGCCCGGGTAAGGGCCCTGCTCAGGCGGCGCCTCCCCGAAACCGGGAAGGTGCTGGAGTTCGCCGACCTGCGGCTGGACCCCAATACCCGGGAAGTCACGCGGGGAGACCGCCCCATACAGCTCACGGGTAAGGAGTTCGACCTCCTGGCCCTCTTTATGGCCAACCCCCGGCGGGTACTGCCCCGGCAAACCATCATGGACCGTATCTGGGGATACGACTACAGCGGCGAATCCAACGTGCTGGAGGTCTACATAGGTTACCTGCGGGCTAAGCTCGAGGCCGGAGGGGAGAAGCGGCTCCTGCATACGGTGCGGGGGGTAGGCTACGTGCTCCGGGAATAG
- a CDS encoding MBL fold metallo-hydrolase has protein sequence MRWQRIVLPTPFPVGPVNLYLILDEPLTLIDAGPLAEESRQALRGAFRSLGLRMGRLRRILLTHSHPDHCGLARRLQEESGAAVYMHPREGKKMQVEYQQEPSWLLASGLPPELVKEVERSRQWISRFLERPDALEPLAEGEELPGDGYRLRVLHTPGHTGGHVCFLEPEQGLLWCGDTLLEHITPNPVVEPCASRAGGRTPSLSLYLETLTRLAGLELKQALPGHGRAITRHRERIAEMLDHHRQRSREILHLVRKAERPLTPWQVAARLYPDVNGANIFLATSEALAHLDVLAGRGLVREIASDRTVYFSA, from the coding sequence ATGCGCTGGCAACGGATAGTGCTGCCCACACCCTTCCCGGTGGGGCCGGTGAACCTGTACCTCATCCTCGACGAGCCCCTCACCCTGATCGACGCCGGGCCCCTGGCGGAGGAGTCCCGGCAGGCCCTGCGCGGCGCCTTCCGCTCGCTCGGCCTCAGGATGGGGCGGCTGCGCCGCATCCTCCTCACCCACTCCCATCCCGACCACTGCGGGCTGGCGCGCCGGCTGCAGGAGGAAAGCGGCGCCGCGGTATACATGCACCCCCGGGAAGGCAAGAAAATGCAGGTCGAATACCAGCAGGAACCCTCGTGGCTTCTGGCCAGCGGGCTGCCGCCGGAACTGGTGAAAGAAGTGGAACGCAGCCGCCAGTGGATAAGCCGCTTCCTGGAGCGGCCGGACGCCCTTGAGCCCCTGGCCGAGGGCGAGGAACTGCCGGGCGACGGCTACCGCCTCCGGGTCCTGCACACGCCCGGCCATACGGGAGGGCACGTGTGCTTTCTCGAGCCGGAGCAGGGCCTCCTCTGGTGCGGGGATACCCTTCTCGAGCACATAACCCCCAACCCGGTGGTAGAGCCCTGCGCGAGCCGCGCCGGGGGCCGCACCCCGAGCCTCTCCCTGTATCTGGAAACCCTCACCCGCCTGGCCGGGTTGGAACTCAAGCAGGCGCTCCCCGGACACGGCCGCGCCATCACCCGCCACCGGGAGCGGATTGCCGAAATGCTGGACCACCACCGCCAGAGGAGCCGCGAGATCCTCCACCTCGTCCGGAAGGCCGAGCGGCCCCTCACCCCCTGGCAGGTGGCCGCCCGGCTTTACCCGGACGTGAACGGCGCCAACATCTTCCTGGCCACCTCCGAGGCGCTGGCCCACCTGGACGTGCTGGCCGGCCGGGGCCTGGTGCGGGAGATCGCCTCCGACCGGACCGTGTACTTCTCGGCCTGA
- a CDS encoding type II toxin-antitoxin system HicA family toxin, with translation MKRCSSREILRILWEHGWVVKNQVGSHVQLVHPARPGKVTVPHPRKELPSKTVRSILKQAGLEEALKDG, from the coding sequence GTGAAACGCTGTTCTTCCCGGGAAATCCTGCGGATTCTTTGGGAACACGGCTGGGTGGTCAAGAACCAAGTCGGCTCCCACGTGCAGCTTGTGCATCCCGCGAGGCCCGGGAAGGTGACGGTTCCACACCCCAGAAAGGAGCTTCCGAGTAAGACCGTAAGGAGTATCCTCAAGCAGGCTGGCTTAGAGGAGGCTTTGAAAGATGGCTGA
- the clpP gene encoding ATP-dependent Clp endopeptidase proteolytic subunit ClpP has protein sequence MIPIVVETTGRGERAYDIYSRLLKDRIIFIGSPIDDHVANLVIAQLLFLEAEDPDKDIHLYINTPGGAITAGMAIFDTMQYIKPDVSTICVGLAASMGAFLLAAGKKGKRFALPHSEIMIHQPMGGAQGQAVDIEIHTKRILRIRDRLNHILAEITGKSVEQIARDTDRDYFMTAQEAREYGLIDEVITRRSLPKK, from the coding sequence TTGATTCCCATCGTAGTGGAGACCACCGGGCGGGGCGAGCGGGCGTACGACATTTACTCCCGCCTGCTGAAGGACCGCATAATCTTCATCGGGAGCCCCATCGACGACCACGTGGCCAATCTGGTGATCGCCCAGCTGCTGTTCCTGGAGGCCGAAGACCCGGACAAGGACATTCACCTTTATATAAACACGCCGGGCGGGGCCATCACCGCGGGCATGGCCATTTTCGACACCATGCAGTACATCAAGCCCGACGTGTCCACCATCTGCGTGGGCCTGGCGGCCAGCATGGGGGCGTTTCTTCTGGCCGCGGGGAAGAAAGGCAAGCGCTTTGCCCTGCCCCACAGCGAGATCATGATCCACCAGCCCATGGGGGGCGCGCAGGGGCAGGCGGTAGACATAGAGATCCACACCAAGCGGATCCTGCGTATTCGCGACCGCCTGAACCACATTCTGGCGGAGATTACCGGCAAGAGCGTGGAGCAGATCGCCCGGGATACCGACCGCGACTACTTCATGACCGCGCAAGAAGCCAGGGAGTACGGACTGATCGACGAGGTGATAACGCGGCGCAGTCTGCCCAAGAAGTAA
- a CDS encoding Uma2 family endonuclease: MLQPTPPAGPILLTYEDYCALPDDGRRYEILEGVLSVTPSPSTLHQRVSRRLELILALHVEEHHLGEIFDAPVDVVLSPHNVVQPDLVFIRRERSHLITDKNIAGPPDLVVEILSPTSAETDRRTKAHLYARYGVDHYWLVDPEARVLEEYCREGKVFVRAGTYQGPVRFVPRCFPDLHLDLAKVWGEPAQEIP; this comes from the coding sequence ATGCTTCAGCCTACGCCTCCGGCAGGCCCTATCCTGCTGACCTATGAGGATTATTGCGCCCTCCCCGACGACGGGCGACGCTACGAAATCCTGGAAGGGGTGCTTTCGGTGACGCCCTCTCCCAGCACCTTGCACCAGCGTGTATCCCGGCGGCTGGAACTGATTCTTGCCCTGCACGTGGAAGAGCACCACCTCGGCGAGATATTCGATGCTCCGGTGGACGTGGTCTTGAGCCCCCACAATGTGGTCCAGCCGGATCTGGTTTTTATCCGCCGCGAGCGCAGCCACCTAATCACCGACAAGAACATTGCCGGCCCTCCCGACCTGGTGGTAGAGATCCTTTCCCCCACCAGCGCCGAAACCGACCGCCGGACTAAGGCCCACCTATACGCCCGCTACGGCGTGGACCACTACTGGCTGGTGGACCCGGAGGCCCGGGTTCTAGAAGAGTACTGCCGGGAAGGGAAGGTTTTCGTCCGCGCCGGCACCTACCAGGGCCCGGTGCGTTTTGTTCCCCGCTGCTTCCCCGATTTGCACCTGGACTTGGCCAAGGTGTGGGGCGAACCGGCCCAGGAAATACCCTAA
- a CDS encoding ZIP family metal transporter produces MGEAPVWQALLATLGTWAATAVGAATVLLTGSVPRKFLDGMLGFAAGVMLSASFWSLLVPAVEMAGQLAVPRWFPAAVGLAAGSLFLRLADALFPHLHAGLAENHREGLRTSWQRTTLLVLAVTLHNVPEGLAVGVAFGAAAAGLPEATREGAVALALGVALQNFPEGMAVSLPLRREGVSKGRSFWYGQLSGLVEPVAGVLGATATLAANALLPYVLGFAAGAMVFVVIEELIPSSQEGGHVDVATMGAMVGFIVMMILDLLA; encoded by the coding sequence GTGGGAGAGGCTCCCGTTTGGCAGGCGCTGCTGGCTACCCTGGGCACCTGGGCGGCCACCGCGGTAGGGGCGGCGACGGTTCTCCTTACCGGTTCGGTCCCCAGGAAGTTCCTGGACGGGATGCTCGGTTTTGCCGCCGGGGTAATGCTTTCCGCCAGCTTCTGGTCGCTTTTGGTTCCGGCGGTGGAAATGGCCGGCCAGCTGGCGGTGCCACGGTGGTTCCCCGCCGCCGTGGGTCTTGCCGCCGGAAGCCTGTTCCTGCGCCTGGCGGATGCCCTTTTCCCCCACCTTCACGCCGGGCTGGCGGAGAATCATCGGGAGGGGCTCCGTACCTCGTGGCAGCGGACCACGCTCCTGGTCCTGGCCGTGACGCTGCACAACGTGCCGGAAGGCCTGGCCGTGGGAGTGGCCTTCGGGGCGGCAGCCGCCGGTCTTCCCGAGGCCACCCGGGAAGGAGCCGTAGCTCTGGCCCTGGGGGTGGCCTTGCAGAACTTTCCCGAGGGCATGGCCGTGTCGCTGCCCCTGCGGCGGGAGGGGGTGAGCAAAGGAAGAAGCTTCTGGTACGGCCAGCTCTCCGGCTTGGTGGAGCCGGTGGCAGGGGTGCTGGGAGCTACGGCCACGCTGGCCGCCAATGCGTTGCTGCCTTACGTGTTGGGCTTTGCCGCCGGGGCGATGGTTTTCGTGGTAATTGAGGAGCTGATACCCTCCTCCCAGGAGGGAGGGCATGTAGATGTGGCCACCATGGGGGCCATGGTAGGCTTTATAGTCATGATGATTCTGGATCTGTTGGCGTAG